The following are from one region of the Juglans regia cultivar Chandler chromosome 10, Walnut 2.0, whole genome shotgun sequence genome:
- the LOC109020865 gene encoding chaperone protein dnaJ 49-like: protein MDGNKDDALKCLRIGKEALEGGDRTRALKFVTKARRLDPSLPVDDLLSAIEKDSNGTADRPAQDSDGPVKGPSEPPPPPSRSSDHPSLRHRVPSAGPSSSSASSSASFTEEQIAMVRQIKKKKDYYDILGLERTSTVEDVRKSYRKLSLKVHPDKNKAPGAEEAFKAVSKAFQCLSNEESRRKYDISGSDEPVYERRAARRGAAQGYNGFYDAEFDAEEIFRNFFYGGMAPATTQFRGFSFGPGMRPTGADTGSAGGFNVRMLIQLLPVLLILFVSFFPSSEPIYALSRSYPYEYRFTTQKGVNYYVKSTKFDQDYPLGTAERAALEGRVERDYFSILSQNCRLEMQRRQWGFIRETPHCDMLQRFESVA, encoded by the coding sequence ATGGACGGGAACAAAGATGACGCTTTAAAGTGCTTGAGAATCGGGAAAGAAGCGTTGGAGGGTGGGGATCGAACACGAGCCCTCAAATTCGTCACCAAAGCCCGCCGTCTCGATCCCTCGCTACCCGTGGACGATCTCCTATCGGCGATAGAGAAAGACTCCAATGGAACCGCCGATCGACCTGCCCAAGACTCTGATGGCCCCGTTAAAGGCCCATCCGAACCGCCGCCACCTCCATCGAGGTCGTCCGATCACCCCTCTCTCCGCCATCGGGTTCCATCGGCAGGGCCGTCTTCGTCTTCAGCATCTTCATCAGCCTCGTTCACGGAAGAGCAAATTGCGATGGTGAGAcagatcaagaagaagaaggactACTACGATATTCTGGGACTTGAGAGGACTAGTACAGTTGAAGATGTTCGAAAGTCCTACAGGAAACTCTCTTTGAAGGTCCACCCAGATAAGAACAAGGCCCCTGGTGCCGAGGAAGCCTTTAAGGCCGTGTCGAAGGCGTTTCAGTGTCTGAGCAACGAGGAAAGTAGGCGCAAGTATGATATTTCCGGGTCGGACGAGCCGGTTTACGAGCGGCGGGCGGCTCGGCGTGGCGCTGCGCAAGGGTACAATGGGTTTTACGATGCCGAGTTTGATGCGGAGGAAATCTTTAGGAACTTCTTCTATGGAGGAATGGCTCCGGCGACAACTCAGTTTCGCGGATTTAGCTTTGGGCCAGGAATGAGGCCTACCGGGGCTGATACCGGGTCTGCTGGTGGGTTCAATGTTAGGATGCTAATTCAGTTGCTGCCGGTGCTGCTTATTCTGTTTGTCAGCTTTTTCCCATCGTCGGAGCCCATCTACGCCCTATCTCGTTCGTATCCATACGAGTACAGGTTTACTACGCAAAAGGGTGTCAATTATTATGTTAAGTCGACAAAGTTTGATCAGGATTACCCATTGGGTACTGCGGAACGTGCGGCCCTTGAAGGGAGGGTTGAGAGGGACTATTTTTCTATACTGTCGCAGAATTGTCGGCTTGAGATGCAGCGTCGCCAGTGGGGATTTATCCGTGAGACACCTCATTGTGACATGCTGCAGCGGTTTGAGTCTGTGGCTTGA
- the LOC109020868 gene encoding uncharacterized protein At2g34160-like, which produces MEEITDGVNAINLAGESHKKNRIQVSNTKKPLFFYVNLAKRYMQQHNEVELSALGMAIATVVTIAEILKNNGLAVEKKIMTSTVDIKDDSRGRPIQKAKIEILLGKTENFDELMAAAAEERDAVDVEEQS; this is translated from the exons ATGGAAGAGATTACAGATGGAGTGAACGCCATAAACCTGGCCGGAGAATCCCACAAGAAGAACCGGATCCAAGTCTCCAACACCAAGAAACCCTTATTCTTCTACGTCAATCTCGCCAag AGGTATATGCAACAGCATAACGAGGTTGAGCTTTCCGCCCTTGGAATGG CTATTGCCACAGTTGTTACCATTGcagaaattctgaaaaataatggacTGGCTGTGGAGAAGA AGATCATGACCTCGACTGTCGATATTAAGGATGACTCAAGGGGGAGACCCATCCAAAAAGCAAAG ATTGAAATATTGCTGGGGAAGACTGAAAACTTTGATGAATTGATGGCAGCTGCTGCAGAGGAAAGGGATGCTGTAGATGTTGAAGAGCAAAGTTAA
- the LOC109020867 gene encoding chaperone protein dnaJ 49-like: MDGNKDEALKCLRIGKEALVGGDRARALKFVNKARRLDPSLPVDDLLSTIEKDSNGTADRPGQNSDQPVNGPSEPRPPPSRSSDQPSLRHRVPSAGPSSSSASSSASFTEEQIAMVRQIKKKKDYYDILGLERTCTVEDVRKSYRKLSLKVHPDKNKAPGAEEAFKAVSKAFQCLSNEESKRKYDISGSDEPVYERRAARRGSPQGFNGFYDADFDAEEIFRNFFYGGMAPATTQFRGFSFGAGMGPTGADTGSAGGFNVRVLIQLLPVLLILLLSFFPSSDPIYALSRSYPYEYRFTTQKGVNYYVKSTKFEQDYPSGTAELAALEGRVEREYFSILSQNCRLEMQRRQWGFIRETPHCDMLQRFESVA, translated from the coding sequence ATGGACGGGAACAAAGATGAAGCTTTAAAGTGCTTGAGAATCGGGAAAGAAGCGTTGGTGGGTGGGGATCGAGCCCGAGCCCTCAAATTCGTCAACAAAGCCCGCCGTCTCGATCCCTCGCTACCCGTGGACGATCTCTTATCGACGATAGAGAAAGACTCCAATGGAACGGCCGATCGACCGGGCCAAAACTCTGATCAGCCCGTTAATGGCCCATCCGAGCCAAGGCCACCTCCATCGAGGTCGTCCGATCAGCCCTCTCTCCGCCATCGGGTTCCATCGGCAGGGCCGTCTTCGTCTTCAGCATCTTCATCAGCCTCGTTCACGGAAGAGCAAATCGCAATGGTGAGAcagatcaagaagaagaaggactACTACGATATTCTGGGTCTTGAAAGGACTTGTACAGTTGAAGATGTGCGAAAATCCTACAGGAAACTCTCTTTGAAGGTCCACCCAGATAAGAACAAGGCCCCTGGTGCCGAGGAAGCTTTCAAGGCTGTGTCGAAGGCGTTTCAGTGTCTGAGCAATGAGGAAAGTAAGCGAAAGTATGATATTTCCGGGTCGGATGAGCCGGTTTACGAGCGGCGAGCGGCTCGGCGTGGCTCTCCGCAAGGGTTCAATGGGTTTTACGATGCCGATTTTGATGCGGAGGAAATCTTTAGGAACTTCTTCTATGGAGGAATGGCTCCGGCGACAACTCAATTTCGCGGATTTAGCTTTGGAGCGGGAATGGGGCCTACCGGTGCTGATACCGGGTCTGCTGGTGGGTTCAATGTTAGGGTGCTAATTCAATTGCTGCCCGTTTTGCTTATTCTGCTTCTCAGCTTTTTCCCATCGTCGGACCCCATCTACGCCCTATCTCGTTCGTATCCATATGAGTACAGGTTTACCACGCAAAAGGGTGTCAATTATTATGTTAAGTCGACAAAGTTTGAGCAGGATTACCCATCGGGTACTGCGGAACTTGCGGCCCTTGAAGGGAGGGTTGAGAGGGAATATTTTAGTATACTGTCGCAGAATTGTCGGCTTGAGATGCAGCGTCGCCAGTGGGGATTTATCCGTGAGACACCTCATTGCGACATGCTGCAGCGGTTTGAGTCCGTGGCTTGA